In Capsicum annuum cultivar UCD-10X-F1 unplaced genomic scaffold, UCD10Xv1.1 ctg76760, whole genome shotgun sequence, the genomic stretch TGTAAAATATTTTCTACACTGACgatgcacaaaacttaaattctttaaaaaaaatagttcaacTTCAATGGTGTAATTATGTCTTTCTCATTGGCCCGTTGCCCAAGTCCATATCTGCCAATCCTTTAAAAAGCAAAGTCAAGCCATGGATCAATTTCCCAAAGCATTAATGGGGCTGGGCCCCACAAGAATGTCACTGTTGTTTGTTAGCTCTGACATCCTACGACACATAGTTAAGATCacaaggatattttggtacatttcacacatctttaatttaatattataagattcaaaatcttctctatttcctAAACAAATTATCGAATCAACTAAAACGGAagcaacattttttaaaaaaaataacagccCGAACCGTAACATTAATGCCCCTACTGGCTACTGAAGTTTATATATTAAAGACCAACTCAGACAAATTACCTGCATCACAAAGGTGGGAGTAGAGACACctaagtaaaaaagaaaaatggagctAGATAATGTGTTCTTGTACACAGCTTTGGCAGTAGGAGTAGTAACCATTTATAGTGTGCTAAAGAGAGTAAATGATTGGTATTACTCATTCAAATTTAGTTCAAAGGAATATAATGTGCCTCCTGGTGACATGGGCTGGCCATTCATTGGTAACATGCTTTTTTTCTTCAGAAGTTTCAAATTAGGTGGTGATCTTGGCACATTTATATCTTACTTTGTTACTAGGTAATTCTTGAAttcagaatttaaattttatggatTCTGAGTGTTCATGAATAGTTCACTAAAAACTATGAACTTTGTCGCTAGTCCTATTTTACTATTCAACTACTTTACTATTCAACTGGAGAATTTATCGGTCGCTAATTTCTAGTAGTAACGGATGCTCAATATATGATattcatgttttctttttctcGTTTCTGCTGTTTTACACGAACAATTGTAGGTTCGGGGCAGGAGGGATGTACAAGTCGTTCATGTTCGGAGTGCCAAGCGTTATCATATCAACGCCTGAAATAGTAAGGAAAGTGTTGATGGATGATGATAATTTCGACCTGGGATTTCCACAGTATCTGAGGGACATATTGGGACAAGAACCAGTTGGTGGAACAACAATCCAAGAAGACAAGCTTATTCGTCGATTAACAGCTCCAATAAAGAACCACATATCGTTGTCTTCCTACTTCGATTGTATTAAAAAGATCGCGAAGAGTTCATTCGAGAAATGGGCTGAGATGGGAGAACCTGTTGACTTATTTTCTGAAATGAAAAGGCCTGCATTTGATGTGCTTATGCAAGTACTTATAGATGGTGATAAAGTTGATCCAAAATTGCTTGACATTGTTTTTAACCAAAATAGTTATCGATTTCGTGGGCTTCATGCCTTGCCTTTCAATATCCCTGGATTTGCTTACAATAAGGCACTCAACGTAAGACTCATTTTTTGAATCTCTACATACATGTGTAATTTATGTCTCTAACTAATTAAGATTTGTGTAACTTGTGTTGTTTTATGGTTTCAGGCTCGAAGGGAAATAGTGAAGGTATAT encodes the following:
- the LOC124894675 gene encoding beta-amyrin 11-oxidase-like, with translation MELDNVFLYTALAVGVVTIYSVLKRVNDWYYSFKFSSKEYNVPPGDMGWPFIGNMLFFFRSFKLGGDLGTFISYFVTRFGAGGMYKSFMFGVPSVIISTPEIVRKVLMDDDNFDLGFPQYLRDILGQEPVGGTTIQEDKLIRRLTAPIKNHISLSSYFDCIKKIAKSSFEKWAEMGEPVDLFSEMKRPAFDVLMQVLIDGDKVDPKLLDIVFNQNSYRFRGLHALPFNIPGFAYNKALNARREIVKVYEEIINQRKVMIAKTKGQPRSNLLETMLDTQDDDNGEGKTKLRDGNIVKTLLWYTFGGYESVARVATKAIMHLERNPEFYQKAKEEQEEIVKRRSSPNDGLNFEEIAQMKYLAKVINETLRMGSTETVLFREANTTVNINGYSVPKGWKFLTLLGKFHMDPKVYVKPKEFNPSRWDDLDKPPSFLPFGIGPKMCPGANLVRLEVSVFLHYYILYYRIEQISSKSEMETCIARIKKLSTSYE